AGGTTTATGCGAGAGTCTGGCGGTTCTGCTGCCATCCTTCGGGGTCCAGTAAGTCACCACCCCCTCCTCAACCCCAACCGTGGGAGCCCCGGCACCCCATCTGTTGGAGCCATTCTCCCTGGCCCCTCCTTGCCCCACTCATATTTGTGGTATGCCAGTCACTGTGCTGGGCACATGGCATGCGTTAGTTCATTTCTGGTGCCCACTTTGCTGATGAGGTATTGTTCTTGGGAAGCTTAGGCCCAGAGGAGGTAGGTGattggcccaaggtcacacagctgtaagTGGCTCTTTCGAATTCTGATGTCAGAGTCTCTTACACCCGCAAGTGGACGTGGGAGCGCTTTTCGGGCAGGAAACCGCTTGTACAAATGCTCGGGTAGTCCTGAGCGCCCGCCGCCCGCCTGCAGACCTCTCCCGTCCCCATTCCCAGCCCACCGCGCTGCTCGGGGCTCGGGGCTCGGGGCTCGGGGCTCGGGATTTGGCCAGCGTCGCACCCGCGCCCACCCACCGCTCTCGGCCCGCAGCGTGAGCCTCATCGAGTGTGGCCCGGTGCACACCGCCTTCCAGGAGAAGCTGGAGGGCGGCCTGGGCGGGGCGCTAGACAGCGCGGACACCAAGACCCGCGACCACTTCTTCTGCTACCAGCGCCACTGCGAGCGGGTCTTCCGCGAGGCGGCGCAGGACCCAGAGGAGGTGACAGAGGTAGGCGCCGGGCGGGGCTCCGGGAGCGGGGGTGGCCGCTGGTGCCGGCCCCGCCTGCGCCAGCGCACCTTCTCGTGCCACCACAGGTCTTCCTCAAGGCACTGCGCGCCCCGCAGCCCGCACTGCGCTACTTTAGCACCGAGCATTTCCTGCCCCTGGTGCGCTTGCGCTTCGACGACCCCAGCGGCTGCAGTTACGTGGCCGCCATGCGCCGCGCGGTGTTCGAGGACAAGTCTGCGGAGCGCCCCGACGGCGCCCCAGCGAAGCCCGGGGCCGCAGATCTGGGGGGCTGTAAGCTTAGCGCCCCTGCTGCTGCCCAGCAATAAAGGATTCGTCCTCATTCTGCAGAGCCTTCCTTTGAGTCCCCTGGGGCTGTGCGGTCCGGGGTGGGGGCAATGGTGAGGGCCCCGGCTGCACTGCACTTGCGCAACCAGTGGCTGGCTCGGGGCTTCCGACGGCGCGGGCGGCGAGTGGGTGATCAGGACAGGTCAAGTTAGTCTTACGCTACCTACACGCAAACCGGGGGCCAGAGAGCCGAAGGAGCTATCCTAGGTTTACGCCACAAGTCCACGACATAGATGGGACACAAGCTGACACCTGGATACCCAAAGGGCATCTGCAGCATTAAGAATAAGACGAACCCAGATGGGAGGAGTCAGGTTGTATCCTTGTGTCCCATTAGCCATGGACCTGAGTCGAGATTCCTATgttctctgagcctgttttcttactgtgaaatgggtataataataccTATCATAtgggttgttgttaattgccgtcaagtctattctgactcatggaaacaccgtatgtgtcagagtagaactgcaccccacagggtttttaagactGATCCTTCAGCAGCAGAttcccagacctgtcttccaaggtgtcctctgggtgggtttgatgtgttgttgttgtgtgcctcaAGTTGATTCATAGGACCCtttaggacaaagtggaactgccccatagggtttcctaggctgtaagctttatgggagcagatcgccaggtcttttctccctcagaactggtggattccaaccactgagattttggttagcagccaaatgctttagccattgcaccaccatgtgGTAAGGATTAATCGAGATGCCTGAAAGTGCCTGTACAGagatagtagtagtagtagcactactGGTATTCTAGTGTTATTATATTCCCATTCCAAAGCCAGATGTGTGAAGAACAGGGCTAAATGAATCCAAGAGAGACGGCCCCACTTCCTCTTCCCCCACCCTACCTCCAGACAAAACTCAGCAGGAGAGACCCCCACTAGCCCCAAGCTGCCTCCCACTTCAGAGTTGGGCTGTGGCTGCAGACCTGGCTAATCTGATCAATGGTCTGTCCACCTTTCTGGGCCCAGTGGAGGGGGCCAGGGTGACAGAAGTCACTGAATTGGGTTGCAAGGTTGTGGAGACAGCCTCCTTCTGCCTTCCTGGGAGGTCTGATACCAAAGAAGGGGTGGAAAACAGAGGCTAAGTTATGAGGTTGCAAGCAAAGGATAGGGGCAAGGCTCCCTACTAGGGGATGGTACTGAGATAAGGAACAGGCTTTGGGGGGTTGTGGtctgaaaggaaggaaagggtgAGGGGGGAATGGCTGCACAAAGCTTGGGAATCGGGCCTAGAGAGGAACAGACTGGGGTTCTTGGAGCTGTGTGTTGGACATTGAAGAAAGGAGGCACTGCATTCTGACCTCCCTCTGCCTCCACATAAGGGTCTTCTCTGGGTCTGTTGCACCGTCTGCCACCTCAGCTCTTAGGGAAAGGGCAGGTAGGGGCCTCACAGCCACCCTGCCCTTGCCTGCCTCCTCACCCTGCTGGCCCAGATGGATCTGCTGCCCCTGCTGCACTCAGGAAGGCCACATTAAGGGAAGGGAGCCAAGGCAATATGAGCCTCTGAGACATGGGACCTGTTCTCAGAGCCTAGCTTCTCTTCCCTAGGCTGCTCCTTTGCACCTcagtgtcagtgtgtgtgtgtgtgtgtgtgtgtgtgtgtgtgtgtgtatgttcaaGCCTACAAGGTCACCCCTGGAGGGGGGGCAGGGGATCGTCAAGGTGAAGTGAACCCTCTCTCTTCCCTTAATAACCTCATGCCGTGCCATGTATATGCTAACGAGctcccatctgaaaaaaaaaaactacatatctCCAACCCCATTTTTACCCACAAACTCAAGGCTCGTGTCTTCAACTGCCTACTCATCATTTCCACTTGATGTCTAATAAACTTAATGTGTCCAAACAGCAATTCATGAGTCCAAAAAGCTTGCTGTCCTCCTtgactcctctctctctctctctcacacacacacccctcattTAATCCGTCAGCAAATACTGCCGACTCTACTTCAAACTTCAAAGCATATTCAGAAAACATACACTATCATCTCTCTTTGGATTATTgcagtagcctcctaactggtttccCTGATTCCATCCTTGCCCACCAAGAGTAAAATATCCACAGATGGCCAGAATGATTTTTTTAAGAATGAAAGTCTGATCATTTCATGCCTCTGCTCaaagcatttcttgtagctttccaTCTCAGTTAAATCTAAGGTCTTCTCATGGTCTCCAAGACCTTTGACCTGACCTCTGCTTCCTCTCCAACCTCATTTCCCACTACTTCCCATATTGGTCATCTGATCTAACCCACTGGCTTCCTGCCTCAGAGCCttggcacttgctgttccctctgtctggtTCACTTTTCCCCAGGTCTCTGATTCTAACTCTTCCTCAGGGTCTTTGCTATTTTCCTGGACCGTTGTATCTAAAATAGAATTCCCTCCTCTCCAGGATAGTCGCCTTACCCTGCTTTATTCCTTTTCATAGCACTTATCTCCACTGATATGGTTTATTTATTGACTGTAACCTAATCCCCTACCCCTCGACACACAGGAATGTAAACTACAGGAGGGCAAGGACATCGGTTTGTTCAGTGGTCTCTCAGTTTTGTGCCTACATAGGGGGCACTAAATACACATTTACGAATAAATGTGACTGTGTGTGGGCATATGAGATGTCACTCCCTGACTGCCCTTGCTGCTTGCTTCTTCAAATTCGGTCCTCTGTTTAAAACCCAGCTTAAGAACTCTCCTGCAAGAAGCCTGCCCCATTAAGTCCTTTGTGGCTCTACATCTCTTTGATCCTTGACTCCAAGGGCAGAGCCAGGTTTTGTGGGGCCAGAGGTTTATACACCTTTCAGGGCCTCTTtaggaaaaataatacaaaaaacaaacagaaaattaagtaTAAAAGTGAGTATTTATTTAGTTCAGGATAATAAACACAGCATTTTATTAGAGTCTTGGAGGTTGGTTTCCCTTTCTTCTGATATTTCTGGGCAATTTACCTGAAATGTTTCTTGATGGCAACCTGGCTAGCCCTCCCCTCCGAGAGGACTACCACTAGCCGTTCCAGCATTTGGTAGCCTTAAGGTAAATCCGTCACCACTTGACACGGTTTTGGCCTTTCAGGTCCTTTCTCATGCCCACTGAGACTGtcctctggaagctctactgagcTCACATGCAGACCTCTCCCCCTTAACTCTCCCGCAAACGGGCACATTACTGTATCTGGGTGGTGCGCAGAGCAGGCCACGGGAGTCGGGAGACCTGGCCTCTGTCATTACCACCCCTTTATGTTCCTTGAAAATACAAGGCCTGTTtatccatctgtgaaatgggggctTGCACAACTGTTCTGTGGCCTTCCACACGAGGATCCTCGGACTGGGAGGGCACCGGGCGGGCTTCGGTGACGCCAAGCCCCGGGTCAGGCGCAACCCTAAGACATCCACCTTCGTCCTCGGAATTTATTAAGCCGGCTGTTAGTTTTGGCTTTGCAGTTGCCTCCTGGGTGACCCGAAGGCCATCCGTCAATGGGTCTTCAAACTCGCCTTGCCCTCCGAGTGGCTTGGACCTCGAAACCAAAGATTGACCTATTCCCTACGACTCGAAgacagtaggtttgggtttttttttttttggctactccGGGGGGCTCAGCCCCGCCCCGTCGGCGGACGCACCCCACCTCACGTGAAAGCACGCGAGAATCTCGCTCCGTACCAAGGTTGAGAGGCTTGAGCTTTCTCGGCTTCCGTAGCTCGGAGTCGCGTTTCCCAAGCCAGCGGTCCCGGGTAGCTGTTAGGGTAGGTTCCGCAGCCCTACAGGCGGAGCCAGGGTCCGGAGCCTTCAGTGAGTAGGGGCCGAATCTGAGCAACCCCCTTTACCTCCCTCACCCGATCCCTTGAAGACCCGGGTGCAGCTTAGCAAGAGGGCACAGGATTCCTGGATCCCCAGCCCTATGACTCAGGGGCTCATCCCCGGTTTTCCACTCTCAGCATTTCGATTCAGTTCAGCGAATTCACCGCTCTGTctgagagatgaggaaactgactcAGAGAGTAGCCCCGAGGCGCGGTCTGCCAAGCCCTCTCCCCCTCGCCTAGGTTCCTGAAGTCAGCACCGAGTCCCTGTGCCTGACTCAGGTCCCCTCCTCGTAGTCCAAGGTCCGTGCAGGCCTCGGCCTCAGCCTCATTCCCCTCAGTCACCCTCGTCTCGTCTCCCTAACTCTCGCAGGCTGGggcagcatggctgtgttccgATCGGGACTTCTAGTGCTGACGACGCCTCTGAGCTCCCTGACCCCTCGCCTGGTGCCCATCCTAACCTCGGCAGCCCAGCTGGTGAATCACACGCTCTATGTCCATCTGCAGCCTGGCCTGAGCCTGGAAGGCCCTGTTCAGCCTGAGTCCAGCCCTGTGCAGGCCACGTTTGAGGTCCTCGATCTCATCACGCACCTCTACGCAGGCGCCGATGTCCACAGGCACCTGGACGTCCGAGTCCTGCTGTCCAATATCCGAGCCAAGAGTGCCTTTCTGCCTCCCCAGTTCAGCTCAGTCCAGAACCTGGCCCGCCCGCCAGAAGTGGTACTGACTGACTTCCAGACGCTGGATGGCGGCCAGTACAACCCAGTCAAGCAACAGCTAGAGCGCTATGCCACCAGCCTTTACAGCTGTTGTCCGCAACTGGCTTCGGTGCTGCTGTACCCCGAGTATGGGTCTACGGAGCTATCCGTGGAGCCCCAGGATGCCCCCTCATCCTCTACCATCAAGCCAGCCTCCCCTGTGGCCAGGTCTCCAAAGCAGCCGGTGCGTGGCTACCACCGTGGAGCCGTGGGTGGCACGTTTGACCGCTTGCACAATGCCCACAAGGTGCTCCTCAGCGTCTCATGCATCCTGGCCCAGGAGCGACTTGTGGTAGGAGTAGCAGACAAAGACTTGTTGAAGAGTGAGTGAGAGAGACCCTGGATTAAGGCAGTGGAGGACCCCAGATCTTTTTGCCCCTTCTTCTTATGCCAAGATTGAGGAAGGGTGGGACCATCCATTAATTCACACCTCTTCCAAATGTGAAGTGCCTGGCACTCAGTTGGTGCTAAGGaaattttgttaaatgaataaatgcagcTTTCTTAATTTGTGGGCCAATCACCACTTTATCATGATTCCCCCAGTGTGGAGCCAGGGAATCTACATTTTGATAAGGGCTTCAGGAAAGGAACCTTAAAGTTTGGCACCTTGGGATAAATAGATGTTGTAGGTAGTAGTGCTAGAGGCAATAAGAGGGCCTTAGGGATGGTGTTGGATCTCGTAATTCTCCATCTGACTCTGGTGCCCACTTGCACTGCTGTTTCTCTGGAGTAGTTTTCTGGTGGCTTATTCTGTGGGTACAGGCTGGTCCTTCCAGCAACTGTTGTGCTTGCCTGCCTCGTCCCTTGCAGCCGCTTGCCCACAGACCACTTCCCAGCTTAGCTCTTTCTTCCCACCACTCCCTGTAGAGATACAGTGCCAAGGGGTACTCTTTCCCAATTTGTCCCACACTCTTTTCCCCAGTGAAAAGATCTCACTGTTTTTCCGGCTTCTTCTCCAGGCAAGTTGCTCCCTGAGCTGCTCCAACCCTATGAAGTACGTGTGGAACATCTGAGTGAGTTCCTGGTGGACATCAAGCCCTCCTTGACTTTTGATCTCATCCCCCTGCTGGACCCCTATGGGCCCGCTGGCTCTGACCCCTCCCTGGAGTTCCTGGTGGTCAGCGAGGAGACCTACCGTGGGGGGATGGCCGTCAACCGCTTCCGCCTTGAGAATGTAACCCCTGAGGGAGACTGGCAGAGGGAGTGGATGGGGATGGGGACAGCCATTATGGGAGGCTGTTGGAAATACTGTGGCCTCAGAAAACGGAAGAGAAGGCTCTGGGTGATGGGAAGAGGCAGGGGAGAACTGGCCCCAGAATGCCTTATGAATTGGAGGAGGAGCCCGGGGCGTAGTGTATGGGGGAGGATAAGGGGCAGGTTGGGTGTCAGGGTTTGCCCTTCTTCATCTcacccctccttccctctctgcacCTCTTCCCCTTTACCTCAGGACCTAGAGGAGCTTGCCTTGTACCAGATCCAGCTGTTGAAGGACCCAAAACACATGGAAAATGAAGAGGATAAAGTCAGCTCCTCCAGCTTCCGCCACCAAATGCTTGGAAACCTGCTGCGGCCACCATATGTAGGCCCCTTCACCCTACTTAAGTGGGCTGGACATGCTGGAGGATGGAGACTGAGGGTTTCCCCTAAGCATGAGCCAGAGGGCCCTGGTAACTGTGAGTTCCTTCTCTCTTGTCTACCCCTAGGAGAGGCCAGAGCTTCCCCCAAATCTCTATGTGATTGGGTTGACAGGCATTAGTGGCTCCGGGAAGAGCTCAGTAGCTCATCGGCTGAAGGGCCTGGGGGCATATATCATCGACAGTGATCACCTGGGCCATCGGGCCTATGCCCCGGGTGGCCCTGCCTACCAGCCGGTGGTGGAAGCCTTCGGACCAGGTAATAACTGAGGAAGGCTGGAGGTGGCCTGGAATGAGAAGATGGCCTGGCCTCCTTACTCAGGTCTCTATCTTTGTCGTCCAGATATTCTCCATAAAGATGGCATCATCAACAGGAAGATCCTAGGCAGCCGGGTGTTTGGGAACAAGGTAAACAAATACCtgtctaggagctcctcagctGCTGCTAGACCCAGGGATTGGGATCCAGTGGTTCTCTCTGGTCTGGCCCAGAATACTGATTTCTACTTATCTGCTCCCAGCAACCACCTCCCTCCAGCTGGCTTCATTTCTGAGGGAAGGTAACCTCTGCCTGCTCTCTGTCTCTCACCCCAGAAGCAGCTGAAGATACTCACAGACATTATGTGGCCAATTATCGCAAAGATGGCCCAAGAGGAGATGGACCTGGCCGTGACTGAGGGTGAGTAGCAAGGATGATGAGAGCAGCCAAGGGGGACAGTTAGGCAGATTCTGGGGGCTTCCCCAGCCCACACTAGACATCCATGTTTCTGTGGGACTATGTCTCCTGGGCTCTTTGACTGGTAGCAGGTGCCAGGGTGCTGCTGGCAGCGACTGGGGTCTTCCTGCAGGAAAGCATGTGTGCGTGATTGATGCCGCCATGCTGCTTGAAGCCGGCTGGCAGAACATGGTCCATGAGGTGTGGACCGTTATCATCCCTGAGACTGAGGTATCtggaccccacccccaccccaccctaacTGCAGACTGCATCCTGCACTGAGCTGGCTGCTGAGCTTGGCATCCTTCCTGACCAATGCCTTGTCTGTGCCCAGGCTGTCCGGCGCATCGTGGAGCGCGATGGCCTGAGTGAAGCTGCGGCACAAAGCCGGCTGCAGAGCCAGATGAGTGGGCAGCAGCTTGTGGACCAGAGCCACGTGGTGCTGAGCACACTGTGGGAGCCACAGGTTACCCAGCGCCTGGTTGGTGCCCAGGGAATGGCTATGTTGTAGGGAGGGAGTCTCCAAGTGGGTGCCTGCCTGACCGTGTCCTCTTTACCTCCTTCCAACATTCTGACCTGTTCAAAGGTGGAGAAAGCCTGGAACCTCTTGCAAAAGCGCATTCCCAAGATGCCATCAGGCCCATGAGTGACCATGAGTTCTCTGTGGGGTCAGATTGGCCCCTGGAGCTGACAAGAGACCCAGTGGTGAGAGGAGTGAGGGCCTCAATGCTTGCCCTGGCTCGGACCTAGGGGGCTGGAAGCTgagctgggcagggctgggcctACCCAGCCTGCTCGTATGTGGCCAGCACTGAGGATGTGGCTTATGGAAGAGCAGGCCCCTATGCCGTTCCATCCCCACTCTGGCCCAGGTGTGTCTTGTGATACCCACAGCTGATGGGCCAGGGCAATCACTGGAACTTTTAACAGAATTAAAGATGAATGTTTCCAGGTGAATGTGTTGTGTCTGCTTCCTGCTCCGATGCCTGTGGGTATCTCTGGAACCCTTGAGTTGCAAGTGTGGGGCTCAGGCATGAGCTGGAAGCCGgagagtgcagtggttaagagcatgggctttggagctAGCCAAACTGAGGTCAGCCCTGGCCTACCACTGACTAGCCGTGTGCTTTTGGATAAGTCACAGACTTATCTAGGGACcttagtttccttacctgtaaagtaGGATAAATTGGCTCACAGGGTCTTTGCAAGGAACAAGTATACTGCCAGACTGGCCTGGGTGTTGGGAGATCATCCCTAAACAAGCCAGACGGGAtctctgccctcacagagcttgcAGCCTGGTGGGGTCTGCCGCGGGGAAGCTCTGCCAGTTCTAGATCGGCCAGGCCTGCGGTCCCGGAGTCCGGGCTGTCAGGTGCCTGTGGGACAGCAGGAGAAACGCTCCCTAGGAGCCGGCTGGGCCGCGTAGCGCGTGTGCGCACAACTGTGCGACACTATTCCGACTCTTTGGAGAGGACCCCATTTCACAGGGTGTGTTTTATGTCGCCGCCATTCCAGTGCTCCTAACCCAAGGGAGAGAGCGGACGGACGAGGAAGACGCCCCCAAACTAGCTTTTAGTCCAAGCTCCGGGCTTGGCGCACTGGGCTGGCTGTATTTTAAAACCCTGGGGTTGCGCGTGCGCGGTACTTGGCCCCCGCCCTCTGCCTCTTGACTGCGGATTGGTGGGTTTGGCTCACGTGAGGGGCACCGCCCTCTTCCTCGCGGCAGGGGGTCCGCCCACTGGCTGGTTTCCGGTTCGGTGGGTTCAAGATGACGGAGCCGGTAGCCTCTCCCGAAGACCCCTGGGTCAAGGCAAGCCCCGTGGGCGCGAACGCCGGCGAGGGGAGGGCGGGTCGGGCTCGTGCACGTAGGGGGTTCGGAAGACGAGGGGATTCCCTCCTCTTCCCCAAGTCTCCCCCCTGCTCCGGGACCCGGGGCTACAGAGAAGACAGCTCGCGCCCCGCGCTTGCTAAGGTGGGGAAACAAATGAGGTGTGTGTGCGCCAGTGTGAGAGAAGGGGGAGTCTGGGGATGGGGTGAGGAGAGGGGCGGCTCCCACGGCTTATCTCATGTCGGCTCTTGGCGGGGATCACTCCGCTGACCCTACGccccaggtgtgtgtgtgtgtgcgcgctcaCACAGTGAATTGGACCGCCTTCccccaggggcaggggtctgatgGGCTTCTTCCTTGCTTGGTGTCTCAGGTGGAGTATGCCTACAGCGACAACAGCCTGGATCCAGGTGAGTGCCTCCCCACCTCCATCCCCCACCCGTCTCAGCTCAAAGTGACACTCTCCTTTCAGCCCTATAGACCTTGCCAGCCACACCTGAGCACAGTCCACAGTGCTGGCTTGAAACAGCGAGGGAGGAGCAGAAGGACAGGGGCAGGAAGCAACGAAGAGTGACACCCAGTTCCCTTTGCTCTGGGGCAGGGAAGTGATGGAAATAGTGACAGCTGGTcactctctaaggagccctggtggcttagtggttgaaGCAATAGACTGCTAAtggaagggtcagtggttcaaaaccaccagtggctgcacggaagaaagatctggcagtctgcttcctagaagtttacagcctaggaaattctatagggtcgctctgggttggaatcgactcaatggcagtgggtttgatttgttttgggGTCATTTTCTCACTCTCATCTTGTCCAGATGCCCTGTTAAGAGCCAGGGTGTCACTGCAGGCCTATGGAGCAGAGTACACGTTAGGAACAGCAACATTGCAGGGTGGTATGGTGGGAAGTGAGTGGCCTGGGGTTGAAGGGTAGAGGTCAGCATTTAAGGATCAAGAAGCTATTGTGCCCAAGGATATCTGAGGGTTTGGAAGTGTTCCCCACCCTAACCCCTTAGTGATTGGGACCTCTCTTTTCCAGGGCTTTTTGTAGAAGGCACCCGCAAGGGGAGTGTAGTATCCAGAGCTAATAGCATCGGTTCTACCAGTGCCTCTTCAGTCCCCAACACAGGTAGGCAGCACCATCCCCCTACTTGGGGGAACTAAAATATGCCATCATTTTAGTATCTTTCCTAGACAGGGAAGCCCCTACCATCCATGTGCGGGTACTGGAGCCCTACTGCCAGACATAGAGTTTCACCATCTTTCACCTTATCTAGGATATTAGGTTCTTCTGCACATCTGCCATCTCTGGGCACCAGGTTCCTCTCCTTCCCAACTGGGTAAATGTGGGGTAGCTGGGTCCTGCCGGGCCCCAGGATGACCTCTCCTTGCCCCCAACTCTGAGCATAGATGACGAGGACAGTGATTACCACCAGGAGTCCTACAAGGAGTCCTACAAGGACCGGCGGCGGCGAGCACACACTCAGGCTGAGCAAAAGAGGAGAGATGCCATTAAGGTGAGTGGGGAGGCCTGCAGTGCATGCAGCCCGGGGCAGGAGGGCCGTACAGATTGCAGATTTGTTCTGCCCGGGCCCTATCAGACAGTCCCAGGCCGACTTGGGGTCAGCTGATCCAGTCCCTGAACTTGAACACCTTCCTCCTCCCAGCCTCCCCTTTCCCACCCCTTTGAGCTTGTGAGCATGGAACTTGGTGTTAGGGAAGCTTAGCTTTGTGCCAGTTTGCCTTAACCTCTGAGGATTAAGGAATCTCTGTTTCCTGTTCTCTCCACAGAGGGGCTATGACGACCTTCAGACCATTGTCCCCACCTGCCAGCAACAGGACTTCTCCATTGGCTCCCAAAAGCTCAGCAAAGCCATCGTTCTACAAAAGAGTATGGCGCTGGAGAGCACTGGAGGGGGTGGGAGTATCAGGGAGCGTAGAGAAGCTGGTGCCTTCTACCTACTCAGCTCGGCCCTGGTGTGGTGGATGGAATGGAATGGCTGGGGGGAAGAGGAAACAAAACCAGTGTTGTCCCCCGGGCTGAGACTTCTGTGCCCACCCCCTCT
The window above is part of the Elephas maximus indicus isolate mEleMax1 chromosome 19, mEleMax1 primary haplotype, whole genome shotgun sequence genome. Proteins encoded here:
- the MLX gene encoding max-like protein X isoform X1; translated protein: MTEPVASPEDPWVKASPVGANAGEGRAGRARARRGFGRRGDSLLFPKSPPCSGTRGYREDSSRPALAKVEYAYSDNSLDPGLFVEGTRKGSVVSRANSIGSTSASSVPNTDDEDSDYHQESYKESYKDRRRRAHTQAEQKRRDAIKRGYDDLQTIVPTCQQQDFSIGSQKLSKAIVLQKTIDYIQFLHKEKKKQEEEVSTLRKDVTALKIMKVNYEQIVKAHQDNPHEGEDQVSDQVKFNVFQGIMDSLFQSFNASISVASFQELSACVFSWIEEHCKPQTLREIVIGVLHQLKNQLY
- the MLX gene encoding max-like protein X isoform X2, whose amino-acid sequence is MTEPVASPEDPWVKVEYAYSDNSLDPGLFVEGTRKGSVVSRANSIGSTSASSVPNTDDEDSDYHQESYKESYKDRRRRAHTQAEQKRRDAIKRGYDDLQTIVPTCQQQDFSIGSQKLSKAIVLQKTIDYIQFLHKEKKKQEEEVSTLRKDVTALKIMKVNYEQIVKAHQDNPHEGEDQVSDQVKFNVFQGIMDSLFQSFNASISVASFQELSACVFSWIEEHCKPQTLREIVIGVLHQLKNQLY